In one Scyliorhinus canicula chromosome 3, sScyCan1.1, whole genome shotgun sequence genomic region, the following are encoded:
- the LOC119963942 gene encoding zinc finger protein OZF-like yields the protein MHSRAPVCAERMAERSQVPKPVRGVLEMEKLQTKISKQTSYQDITESFNSQAPEHHRPLTMEGGMFVCPVCGKRVQPSVWLEKHQDTHTQVRVFQCTDCGKSFNQLHSPRKHTIHSGEELYTCPVCGRAFRQSASLMRHNCNHTGEPLYQCGDCGKGFSYLSKLQTHQRVHTGERPFTCSMCGKGFSESFSLQMHQRVHTGERPFICPVCGKSFTRSAHLLRHQRVHTGERPFTCSLCGKGFSRSSILLEHQRVHSEERPFKCSVCGKSFKSSNEVKVHKQIHSGQRPFSCSHCGKSFVQSCNLLKHKRIHTGDTPFICSVCGKGFVESASLLRHHQVHTGERPFTCSVCGNEFSHSSSLLNHQRIHTGERPFTCSTCGKKFNRSSNLLRHQQVHV from the coding sequence GGTATTAGAAATGGAGAAATTACAGACCAAAATCTCAAAACAAACATCGTACCAAGATATTACAGAGTCATTTAATTCACAAGCACCTGAACATCATCGACCTTTAACTATGGAAGGAGGAATGTTTGTCTGCCCTGTATGTGGGAAAAGAGTTCAACCATCAGTGTGGCTGGAAAAGCATcaagacacacacacccaagtaAGAGTGTTCCAGtgcactgactgtgggaagagctttaaccagttacacagcccaAGAAAACataccattcacagcggggaggagCTGTACACTTGTCCTGTGTGTGGACGAGCCTTCAGGCAATCAGCTAGTCTCATGCGGCACAACTGCAACCACACTGGGGAACCGTTGTATCAATGCGGGGACTGTGGAAAAGGATTTAGTTACCTATCCAAGCTGCAAACCCACCAGcgtgttcatactggggagaggccattcacctgctccatgtgtgggaagggattcagtgagtcATTTAGCCTCCAGAtgcaccaacgagttcacaccggggaacGGCCATTCATCTGCCCCGTGTGTGGCAAGAGTTTCACTCGGTCAGCCCACCTGCTGCGACACCaacgagttcatactggggagcggccgttcacttgctccctgtgtgggaagggattcagccgTTCCTCCATCCTACtggaacaccagcgagttcactctgagGAGAGACCCTTTAAGTGCTCTGTCTGTGGGAAGAGCTTCAAAAGTTCCAATGAAGTGAAGGTCCACAAGCAGATTCACTCTGGgcagagaccgttcagctgctctcactgtgggaagaGCTTCGTACAATCGTGCAACTTGTTGAAACACAAACGGATCcacacaggagacacacctttTATCTGCTCAGTGTGTGGAAAAGGGTTTGTCGAGTCAGCCAGCCTGCTGAGGCACCatcaagttcacactggggaaaggcctttcacctgctcagtgtgtgggaacgAATTCAGTCATTCATCCTCCCTGCTGAATCACCAGCGCAtacacaccggggagaggccattcacctgctccacatgtGGGAAGAAATTCAATCGGTCATCAAACCTGCTGAGGCATCAGCAAGTTCATGTGTGA